The Vitis vinifera cultivar Pinot Noir 40024 chromosome 8, ASM3070453v1 genome segment TAAATCTGATTCCGGGGAAGGGCAAAAATCGGATCAGAGCAGTGATGCCGGAAAAGCTGTTCGAGGCGGGGTAATTATATTTATACTGAATTTATTCCatcacattttcttttttctttttttcttatcttctaTTTGATGTGAATTCAAGTTGATTCTTGACTAGGAAATGCGACCACTATTGGTTATTACTCTTGTCAATTTGCTGCAATGGGCTGCAAAATAGGTTGATTTAAGTTGTGGTCAAGAAAGGGTTTGCTGCCAAATCTTTTCAAGCTAAAGGATCTATCCTGTAAAACATTTTTGTGCAAAACTATGAGAGAAagaggggtttttttttccctcatgtATGAAAATatgtatttaaatttaagtttaactGAAGTTGCTTATTGTTAGACTTGGTCTTGGCTTGGCCCTTTTTATTTCGTATAATGGGTATAGAGATTCTGTTATCAGTTTCATTGTTAGTGCCGCATCAAGTTTTATACAgatataattgttttcaaatgctTCAAATGTGGACCATTCACtgtagtcattttttttaaaaatcttttcctTCTAACATGTTAAGAGTATCTGCCACAAACAGTTTCACACGTCAAGGCatttcaatttattaatttcattgatCTTGAGAATTAAAATGATATTCTGAATTGTTCATTGCAGCCTGTTTCATGGTTGAGCTTTCTTTTGCTGATTTTCACTGGAGCAGGATTGGTATTCTACTATGATAATGAAAAGAAACGACACATTGAAGGTAGATTACTATGGTGAGTTAGATATATgcatagttgttaaaaacttacgaTATGATACACGATACGATACACATTACAAtacattttttatggaaattgaTACATATCACCATccatatcttattttaaagtGGAGCTTACAACATTTATACAATACTCGATACGATACGTGATATTACAATACAATGATCCATACATCTTCAactatttctataatttttttaaaaatcaaattaattgtttttttgttaaaagacttattatattaattatttagaatatactaaaatattaaaaatcgattataaaaaggaaaaataggtgaAATAATCTTATGTGAAAATTTGcatttttgttgccaaatacTATATTAGAAGTCaagtaagtttatttttataatgaatattggagaattttcatttgaatgattTAAATGTTGACAATGAAAATAGTGGTGAttgtgaataaatttttttacttaatatattactcttttttttcttttttgatggaAAAGGAATGATGACGAGTCTGAAAAGTTAGAACTTTgaagatgatatatatatacatatatatataacaatacAATAAGTGCATATGCCTAGTTAGAATTTGGAACAAAAAAGCATAGTTAAAAATTGAACAAGATTATTTTTGTGGATTATGTGataaatctatatattaaatttatattttgttaatttgaacttgtcaaaattttaacattcaattttttcatatgatatgatatagttTAATTCTTTAAATCCTATTGTCTTCCATAAAATTGCCCTTgaggcctagctcaagtggttaagggatggggagggtttgtgagaagttccaggttcaagtcccattTGGGACaaaatttacctattaaaaaaaaaaaaaaaagtcttccaTAAAATTGATTATATATTACTGTTGTTTAATAGATTTCTGATTGATTTGCTGTGAAAAGGTACTTTGATCCTTAAGGATTATTtatcatttcttcattttttttacatgttcTAATTGAGGTTCTATTTCTGCAGAAATAAATGCCTCCTCAACTGCAGTAAAAGAGGGACCATCTGCTGGAAAAGCAGCCATTGGGGGCCCATTCAATCTTATCAATGATGAGGGCAAAAATGTTACTGAGAAAGacttttttggaaaatggaCATTGATATATTTTGGTTTCACTCATTGCCCTGATATCTGCCCAGATGAGCTAATAAAGGTAGCTGATGCAGTTGATAAGATAAGTAAGTGGCTGACATTTCCCCATGATTGAGCTCTGCTACATTTGAAGTCACAAAATTGGAAACATTAATGCCATTTGAGAAACTGTAATGCATCCCATGTGTTTCTTAAGGACAATGACATGGTGTTTTTTTCATCCTCTGGTTTTGATTGTAGTACAAATGGTCTCAAAATTGGATGAAATTTTTCCTTTGAGATGTGACTAATTTCACGGGCATATGAGACTAGTTTTGTCTTAGTGTTGCCTTAAATTTTTTACATGATAAATTCTTTGGCAAAGACCTCTCTctgatagagaaaaaaaaaataatctttttgaAGCCTTTTTTGAAAGTTGATTAAAGAATCTTAGCAAAATGAAAaatgggaagaagaagaaatgaagtGTCCAATAGCTAATGCAAGTAAATGGAGATGTTAAGCTGAACCCTTGATAGCATggggattggttgcctagatagtgTTATTAGATTCTACTTTTCCGTTTTGTTTGTGCACCGGCATTTACACTCCATCTGTATATGGGTTTTGCACCCCCTTTTTGCTAGGCATTTATTCTAATATATTTATCCTAATTcacaatttagaaaaaaaaaaagggacaagGTCCAGATCATTTTCCAGGTTGCAAGATACATGTTGGTTGGAGGAGAGGTCAAttgctttgaattttattatGCAAGATTCCCATCTTATGCCATTTCTGCAGTTTTGTTGACTTGAACATGTGATGGTATTATAATGTTACCAATTTTAACTTTCTTGTCTTCCCATGTTTCCAGAGGCAAAAATAGGGGTTGATATTGTGCCTGTTTTCATCTCAGTTGATCCTGAGAGAGATACTGTTGAGCAAGTGCACGAATATGTCAAAGGTACTGTTTTAGATTGGATTTCTCAGGCCATTGTAAAGAAAGCATTACTTAAAATAGTTGCAAATGCTTCTAGAAACTGTGTGGctaaattaatttgttttgctTTATCTTTTACTGACCCAGAGTTCCATCCCAACTTAATTGGATTAACTGGTAACCCGGATGAGGTGCGGAAAGCTGCTCGTGCTTATCGAGTTTATTATATGAAGACAGAAGAGGAAGGCTCAGACTACCTTGTAGATCACTCCATCATGATGTGCGTATTACCTTCTTGTGTATCCCTTGCCGAAAATTTTATTACTATTTAATTATGTCATCTCATCATCTTTGTTTATATTATGGGCACAggctaattttataaaaaaaaaaattatgagaattttgtcattatttttttaatgtgtcAATAAAGTTACTGTGTTGCATAGATGGAACATGTCCTGCTGGGGCAAATAGAGTATTTTAGAAAAGAGTTAACAAAAAGGGGAGCACCTTCTCGCACAAGGAGTATACAAAGCAGAAAACATGACTGACAAAAGAGAGATTACAACAGGCTAGAATGCAGCATACCCCATAcccaaacaaaaaatgaaatctgTAACCGGggtttctaaattttgattgcCTTATGAGGGTGTCTCTGTGTGATAAGTAGATTTGGTTGTCGTCCATATATGCCTTGGTGTtgtcaaatataataataaggCGGTCTCTAACCATGGATGGTCTTGTCAAATTCTAATCTTACGGTGGCTGTGGAAATCTTATGCAGGTACTTGATGGGTCCTAAGatggattttgtgaaaaattttgGGAAGAATAATGATGTCGATTCACTTGCTAATGGGATAATGGAAGCCatgaagaaatacaaaccctAGGATTACTACTTCATGGTTGCTTGCTGAAAGacattttttaattcttgaatTTTGGAGCATCGCCTCAGGCAAAAGCACTTACAATTTTCCCcggtttttatttttgtttccttgcAAATCTCTGTTGTAGGAGGATGTTGATATGATAAGTTGGTAAACTCTACCAGATATTGGGAAATTGTTTCGATAGATAAAGTTGATTGTTGATTACTGTTGGCATATAAGTCTCATAGATCTGCTTGGGAAGATCTAGAAAGGCACCATCTATTGGAAGAGTTGTTCTTCTCATCTTATTTGTTTGATTGGGATATTTCCAGCACCATTTTTGCCAATGTTCTTCCTAAGTATATCTGAATAAATACACATCATATTCTAGTAAATATCATCAAATTTCCTTCTACTCATAATTATCACCATGTTTGGTAGTTGGAATGGGGAGTGGGTATGGAGatctaatttattttctcacccattcctataaaaataattttaacataaatgAAATCTTGACTCATACTCATAAGTAGGACCTTAtctaaatgatataaaatatgttaaaattatcattttaattctttattttcattaggtttgtatgatttatttatggttaatttttgttcttgaagtaaatattatttttcttaatcttaattttttttagccaaaaactctttaaaataaatagaaaaaataactattttaaattatatataagtgttataattgaagtaatgaatgtcatcacattaattataataaatattaattaagtattatttatgacttttattaatactcattaatgaaaatcattaatgttatttatgagtttcattaatattcattaatgagaattttaattaaagccatctggaaagcctataaaagggtTTCATATCCCTTGTAATATGTATCCTTGAGTAagaaattttttactttatctTATTATCTTTTTCCTTCATTCTGTCAACCTTCTCAACTCTCTTCTCTGATTCTTTCTtcccattatatatattattaaagtaagatatattttatctctactactttatttGCGTTgcatttattcttattttacaaCATGTTATCAACACGAATTGTTCTAAAGATGATACTCGTattttaaacttgaagttatttatatagaataaaattttacatatttatattattgttaatttattttgttacatattgttaaaagttataaacaaattatttgattttatttataatcaaagttataccagtgctatcaatttattataactcattctaataatattattttgtcatatatatatatatatatatatatatatatgaagttatttgacaatgtcgaatctcacaaaacttgaatttgtggcacttgacattttgggaaagaactatctatcttggatccttgataTTGAAATACATCTTAATGCAATGAATCTTGAAGCCacgatcaaagaaggaaatcaagcatccctgtaGGATCGTGCAAAAACATTGATTTTCCTCTGCCATCActtccatgaaggtttaaaaaatgagtacctTATGGTAAATGACGTTTTTACTCTATGGagttatttgaaagaaaaatatgaccaccagaaaactgtgattctcccaaaagctcgatatgattggatgcacctaaggttgcaagattttaaaattgttaatgaATATAACTccgcacttttcaaaatcagctctcaattaaaactgtgtggagaaaaaaatcacagaagaagacatgttagagaaaacttttactacATTTTATGTCTCGAATGTGCTCCTGCAGCAGCAATATCAAGagcgtagatttacaaaatattctgaattaatatcatgtcttcttgttgctgataaaaataatgagcttttgatgagaaatcaccagtCTCGTCCAACTGGATCTGAACCATTCCTTGAAGTGAACgcaatatcgtcccaaactTGTGGACGAGGACGAGGATGTGGTCATGATCACGGAAGAAATCCCCGATAACATGgttcttataataataattcatcaaattctcaaaaaaggaAAGCCTCATTTCATcaccagaagtggaacaatactaaggtaaaacaagaaaatgggaagtgtttacaagataaacctcctaagaaccatgagaataattgttatagatgtggtatgaagggacATTGGTTGTGTACCTGTTGTacacccaaacatttggtcaaCCTTTACgaagcatcaataaaagctaaaggaaaagagatagagataaactttaccgatggtgatggattggacctaacctactatgacattgatttctttggaggtcctagtgaaaaaacaaaccatttaataaatgatgagaaaattaacattgatggatgttactttatatatcaaataatatagtgttatgtcttatatttacatctgattttcttttgttatttacattatgtcttttttttttttttaagattagttatatttaaattccatgtgttatttggtctcaagatgaatgaggatgatgtatgtctcgcagactgtgcaaccacgcacacaattcttcgagataatAGATATTTCCTTGAATTGACATTAATTAAAGCTAATGTAAAtaccatatctggtactacaaacttagttgaaagGCTATAGAAGAGCAAACATAACGCTACCAAATGGAACtatattccatataaatgatgctttatattctagcaaatccagaagaaatttgctcaattttaaagatatctgcagaaatggatatcatattgaaactatgaatgaagataatatagaatatctttacattacttccattatatatGGTTAGAAGCTTATAATAGAAAAACTCTCGGCTTTCTCctctgggttgtatcatacaactataaaacCTATTGAACCGTATGTTATCATGAACAAGAAGTTCAatgacccaaaagtttttgtcctttggcatgataggctaggtcacccagggtctttaatgatgcgtcgaataatcgaatgctcacatgggcatccactaaagaaccagaagattttttcgcccaatgaatactcatgtgttgcctgctcacaaggtaaattgatagtcagaccatcttttactaaagtcatatctgagtcaccagtctttttagaaagaatacatggagACATATGTGGgtctatccatccaccatgtggaccattccgttattttataatcttaatagatgcttctactaggtggtcacatgtttgtctcctttctacacgtaacgttgcctttgctagactccttgcacaaataatcaaattataagcACAATATCtagattatccaattaagacaatacgtcttgataatgctagcgaatttacttctcaaacatccattgactattgcatgtcagtagggataaatattgagcatcatgttgctcatactcatacccaaaataatttagcagaatccttcatcaaatgTCTCTAATTAATAGgtcgaccattactaatgaaaccaaattacctacttttgcctggggacatgctattatgcacgTTGCAACTTTAATCCATATTtgacctacaacttaccatgaatattccccttcacaacttgtgcttggaaaacaaccaaatatctctcacttacgaatatttggttgtgcagtatatgtaccaattgcacctacacaatgcactaaaatgggtccccaacgaagacttgggatttatgtagATTTtaattctccatctatcataagatatcttgaacctttgacaggCGATGTTTTTACAGCCCGTTTTgcagattgtcattttaatgagaatGTTTTCTCGTTATTAGGGGGAGAAAAGTCGATCCCTAAATGACaacgagaaattagttggaagacatctactatgacacatcttgatcctcgtacaagtcaatgtgaactagaagttcaaagaatcattcatttgcaaaatcttgcaaatcaactaccagatgcattcattgatacaaagaaagtgacaaagtcacatatcccggTTGCAAATACTCCAACAAGGATTGATGGATCCCTATAGGACAGTTAataaatgaatctaagatacgcttGAAGCGTGGTAGGCCTGTTGGCTCAAAGGATGTTCCCTGGAAGAGGAGAAcacaagaaaaacttggcactttaaaagaggccatcaaaatgacagatcaatttaaaattgataaatctatagccctagaagaggcacaaataatacaaaaagcccctgaagaggcacatattgaacgagAAGCCTTTCAAGAGGCATAgatacctgaaaattgtgagatttcagtaagttatgtacacatgggagaaaaatgggatcgaaataatattgttattcacaatattttttctttccaagtgACCTtcgatatcataagaaatgatgaagatcttgaaccacaaaatgtggaagaatgctAACATAGAAATAAttggtcaaaatggaaaaaagtgaTACAGgcaaagttaaactcattaacaaaatgagaagttttttaACCTATAGTCCAAATActtgaagatgtaaagcctattaggtacaaatgggtattggTACAAaagcgcaatgagaataattagatcataagatataaagcgcgattagtagcacaaggtttcttgTAGAGACTTGATATTAACTATGAGGAAACATACTTTCCCGTCATGGgcgcaatcacatttcgtttcttaattagtttgacaGTCTCAAAAGGACTAGATATGCGTCTCATAGATGTTATCACAACATATTTATActgatccatggataatgatatttatatgaaaatcccTAAAGAGACCTGGTATTAACTATGAGGAAACATACTTTCCCGTCATGGgcgcaatcacatttcgtttcttaattagtttgacaGTTTCAAAAGGACTAGATATGCGTCTCATAGATGTTATcacaacatatttatacggatccatggataatgatatttatatgaaaatccctaaaggatttaaattgtctgaatcaaatagtacaaagcctcgtagcatgtactcaatcaagttacaacggtccttgtatggattaaagcaatctggatgcatgtggtacaatcgccttagcaaatacttgctaaaagaagggtatgtgaataaccctatatgcccatgcatcttcattaagaaatcagaaaccgaatttgcaattattgtagtgtatgttgatgacttaaatcttgttggacctcctgaagagctcacaagaacaacaaattacttgaaaaacgaatttgagatgaaagatcttggaaaaacaaaattttgtctcgacCTGCAGATTGAGTATTtttcaaatggagttttagtacatcaatcaacataaattaagaaagttttgaaacgtttttatatggataaagcgcatcctttaagttcttcaaTGGTTGTttgatcacttgatgtgaaaaatgactcatttcatcattgtgaaaaaaatgaggaattacttggtcctgaagtaccatatcttagtgctaatggtgcacttatgtatcttgtcaattgtacacgtccaaacattgctttttctgtcaatttattagcaagatacagttccgctccaactcgaagacattgaaatggtatcaaacatatattgtgtTATCTTCGCGGAACTACTGATATGGGTCTATtatactcaagggaatcaaagtaACAATTGgttggatatgcagatgcaggatatctttcagatccacatgAAGGTGGGTCACAAACAAGgcatgtgtttaattgcaatggtactgttatttcatggagatctgttAAACAAACAACGGtggccacatcatcaaatcattcagaaatactagcaattcatgaagcaagttgtGAATGTATATGACTAAGATCTATGATCTAGCATATTCGGAAATCATGAGGACTCTCttctatcaaaggtgacccaacaatattatttgaagataatgttgcatgcattacacaaataacagggggttatattaaaAGAGATataactaaacacatttcaccaaaattcttttatacacatgaactctaGAAGAATGATGAAATTGATGTGTAATaaatacgctcaagtgataatctagcagatttattaacaaaatcattgtcaacctcaacattcaagaagttaatacacaggattggaatgcgtcaactcaaggatatcgacatgagggagagtatgcttgtaaaagggtgttaatgtactatactatttttttccttcgtctAGGCTTTGTGCtactgggttttactggcaaggtttttaatgaaGCATTActaatattgtactctttttccttcgctaggtttttcccatagggttttttactagcaaggttttaataAGGCATATTCTTCAATGTGGTGGACATCCAAGGGGGAGTATTATAACTAAAGTAATGAATGCTaccacattaattataataaatgttaattaagtattatttatgacttccattaatactcattaatggaaaacgttaatgttatttatgagttccattaatattgaatattaatggaaaccatttggaaagcctataaaaggaTTTCTCATCCCCTATAATATATAtccttcaacaaaaaaaaaattcttactttctctcattctctctgcctttcattctctcaactttctcaactctcttctCTGATTCCTTCTTCccattatatatattgttaaagtaAGATCTATTTTATCTTTACTACTTTATTTGCGTTGCATTtatccttgttttacaacaataAGAGTATtgtagtttattttattttatttttattttcattcctattattacatataaaaataaataatcatttcaattttataagattttcaaatataagaattaaaatcatcatatttattcccaaaaaaaataagaataagaataatatgtgtatatatatttctcaactccaagagatttttcaaaactccatggACACGTGGAGAAATGCTTTTCCTACTCAGACTAGGACATAACTTGTTCAAATAATAATTATGCAACATCAAGAACAACGGATCTctttttatgataaataaatcCATTTTGCATGATTATTATTGTGAGTAATTCCTACAAAGGATCTAACTAATGGCATATGCAATACTTGAATTCTTGAGGTACTAAATAGTTGGTTCTCATCCTCCGGAGACTAGAGAACAAATCAAATCATATGGTTCTCACAAATATTCCTTCTTTGCCTTCAGTTATATCTGAAAATGACTCCTAACCTTATTATCACTATCCCCAATTGGTTGTCCCTGGATTCCATTATCAAGAGGCGTATACAGGGAACAGTccacaagaataaaaaatgggaGAGGGGGAAAAGGGGAGAGAAGCAGTCAAGAGAATGACAAAGGGAGGCATTTTCTATTTCCTATGTATGCCTctaaaaaagcaataaaaaCCGCCAccatatatgcatatatattatGCTTCATATACCTCATTCTTAATTCAGAAACAATTATGCTTTTGTGTATCTCCAAGGCGCCCAGCTTTGCTGTATCAGTCTGCCAccccctttttttaaaaaaatattacagaTCACAAACATTTGATATAGGCTACAGGAAACCAGTAGAAAATTTTCCAACTCTCAAACGCATAAAATAACATATActccccttttttttattatgataattattatttattattacagCGAGAGGATTACAATCCTGCAATGTCCCATCTAAGAAATAGCCACATACTACTATAATGcatcatattataattataaaaggTCAAAACTTGAAGAAGCAATAGAGATTACTACTGCTTCTCAGGTTATATCATAACATGTATTGATTGCATGTTACACAGGACCCACCTCCGCACCACAAAATTAAAGctttaaaatatatcaaattattttactCAATCctaaaacaaaagcaaaattcTTATTGAGTTACTTGCTCAGACAACAGGATGACCTGGTTTAGCTATGGGCTGTATTTTAACTATTCACCTCTCTCACTCAGATTTCAGGGATCTCTCTGTCTTGTGAATTCATTCACGTGGTATATTGATGTCCTTGTTTGATTTCTCTCATCTCATCGTTCATGCCAAGTCACTCTCAGCTTGCTTGCCCAAGCCAAAATGGTCTCTTCCCTGCTGGATAAGAACAGGTGAAAAACGCAAGTTCTTCCACATCCTGCAATTGATCAGAAGAAACCCAGATTATTGCAAGGATAAAACCTTTCGCACTGATTCAAAAGTCatttaaaagaaaggaaaaaaacactAGAGAAACTGATACCTACATCTTGAAGACATACTAATGTCCAAGAGTGTGAGCATGCAGCcagcaaattatttttcaatctcTTCAGGGAGTTTGAATTTGCCCAGATAAACCTGCTGCATTTCCTCTCTCCAGATCTGCAAATGACATTATCACATGCTTTCTCATTCTTTTGAGGCTCCATTTGTTTCAACAGGAAATAAAATCAGGTAAAAGGAATTGGAAAGTGACCTCAAGGAAGACGAGGGGAAAACAGTTTATTTCTTGGAGGATTATGAAGCACTTATATTCATATTCAAAGTGTTACTAAAAGCATGTCTGCTCCTTCTGTTTATATGATCTAGTTTTTCCTAATATCCACTTTCCTTCATAaggattataaaaattaatagtaACCAATAAGATATCTGCTTGGACCCATGAAAATCACTTCAAACTTTCCCCCATGTTAAAAAGCAACTTTAAGGCTTCATTTAGATCTTAGAAACTGAGGGAAAAAAGAGGTTCAGAAGttcgatttttcatatttggctgagataaaaaaatattaagaaactgaaatataatgaaaattgaatgaagTTGGAGAGAGGAGAAATTTTCAGACATTTAGACTCAAAACTTGGTTAATTCCCCCTTCATCCCTTCCCATAGTATTAGTTTAGAGTTTCCCTCAGTTTCTGAGATCCAGACAAGgccttaaaaaaatgttaaagcaTGAAAGCTGAAAAGCATATATAGCAACGCTTGAGAAAAGACGGAATCAAACCCATACCGTTTCACGGAATTCCACCCGGATATGAGGCACATTTGTCTTGCGAATATCATTTCCATCTGGTCCCCTCTTGTAATATTCTTGGCCAATCCAGTGTGactaaaaacagaaaatttaaTGGTTAAGACACGAAATTTAGTAAGGGGGAAAGCATCAGAACATATCAACATCATTAATATGATTTCCAGGAAAGCATCTTGGGAGTTTCTTGAGGAAGCCTTCTTTCGAAGAATgataaatgtaatataattGAACTTTTCCACGTAAGGTGGCAATAAAAATGCACAGAACAGGGCTACTAAACAGGATTGGTGTCATGCATAGGTTGGATAAAGAAAGAAACATCAGGGCTTGAATTTCAAAACTctatatgtaaataaaattcttaaataattgaCCATTTGCTCTTCCCAAGATCCAGTGAGACATCCCACTGTAATTGCCACAAGATATGTGGTTATTAGTAAGATAAGAATATGATAGGAAAAGAACTTCCAACTCAAACTCATGACCTATGCTACACACTGGCTTTCCAGAATCATTAGCTATGCCTATTATCACTtcaaaataagattaattacCTTCAGAGCATGTGAGAAACCTGATTGGTAGACTGAATTACGGGCAATTTCACATAAATCGCATGA includes the following:
- the LOC100247202 gene encoding protein SCO1 homolog 1, mitochondrial isoform X1, encoding MANFASRSAQLRYFRRYLCSRALNQCSSTQPSPPLKFCNHFSSQSIMPLRPGIQTLMMHHRYLCGTAGKSDSGEGQKSDQSSDAGKAVRGGPVSWLSFLLLIFTGAGLVFYYDNEKKRHIEEINASSTAVKEGPSAGKAAIGGPFNLINDEGKNVTEKDFFGKWTLIYFGFTHCPDICPDELIKVADAVDKIKAKIGVDIVPVFISVDPERDTVEQVHEYVKEFHPNLIGLTGNPDEVRKAARAYRVYYMKTEEEGSDYLVDHSIMMYLMGPKMDFVKNFGKNNDVDSLANGIMEAMKKYKP
- the LOC100247202 gene encoding protein SCO1 homolog 1, mitochondrial isoform X2; protein product: MANFASRSAQLRYFRRYLCSRALNQCSSTQPSPPLKFCNHFSSQSIMPLRPGIQTLMMHHRYLCGTAGKSDSGEGQKSDQSSDAGKAVRGGPVSWLSFLLLIFTGAGLVFYYDNEKKRHIEEINASSTAVKEGPSAGKAAIGGPFNLINDEGKNVTEKDFFGKWTLIYFGFTHCPDICPDELIKVADAVDKIIDPERDTVEQVHEYVKEFHPNLIGLTGNPDEVRKAARAYRVYYMKTEEEGSDYLVDHSIMMYLMGPKMDFVKNFGKNNDVDSLANGIMEAMKKYKP